The Metabacillus schmidteae nucleotide sequence AAAGATGTATCACAAAAAGGGTATACGGGAAATACGTATATTGACTGCTACACTTTTGATGGAAAGCTTTTATATCGAATTGATCTTGGAGTCAATATTCGGTCTGGTGCCCATTATACACAATTTTTAGTGTATGACTTTGACGGTGATGGAAAAAGTGAGTTGATGTTCAAGACAGCTCCTGGAACAAAAGTAATCAATTATGATAAAAATGGGCAAGTAACCTCGGAAAAATACATAACTATGCTAAAAGAAGACCAAAAAGCAGGTTATAGCAACCAAGATGACTATCGGATGAGCAGTGAAGATTATTATAACCATGTAGTGGATATGTTTAAAAATTGGCATAATCATGAAGAAGTTGTTAATGGAAATTGGCCGGCAACCCTTGAGGAATGCTTTGGAATTGAAAAGCAATATGATTATCCATTATCGACTGAGGATGCTGAAGCACTGGCTGATTACTTTATTGATGAATATGCTCCAAGTCGAAGTACACGCAACGACTTAAGAGATTTTGAAGGGTTTATTGTAAAAGGTCCTGAGTACTTAACCGTTTTCGAAGGAGAAACAGGAAAAGAGCTTGAAACAATTCGTTATAAACATGAACGTCATGACGATGGCTTGATGTGGGGAGATTATGCCATGTCCAGAATCGAGCCTGGTAATCGCGTTGACCGCTTTTTAGCTGGTGTTGCCTATTTAGATGGTCAAAAACCTTCTGCTATCTTCTCAAGAGGCTATTACACAAGAGCAACAATGGTGGCTTATACTTGGGATGGAAAGCACTTGAAAGAACAGTGGGATGTTGACAGCGGTTGGACACCAATGACAAATCCGTTCAATGACGGACCACATGGACGATTAGGTACAAGTGAAGAGTATGGAACTCTTACAACTCAAGGTGCTCATTCATTAAGTACTGCAGATGTGGATGGAGATGGAAAACAGGAAATTGTTTACGGATCTGCTACAATTGATCATGATGGTTCATTATTATATAGCTCAAGTGATGTGATGCCACCGGAAAGTGCAACCCCTGGAGTAACAGCAGGTTTAGGTCATGGTGATGCGTTACATGTAACAGATATTGACCCTGAACGTGACGGGCTTGAAATCTTTATGGTTCATGAAGGTGGTAGATATGCTCCTTATGGCTATGCCCTTCGTGACGCAGCAACAGGAGAAGTAATCTATGGTGGATATACAGGAAAAGATACCGGTCGAGGTATGATAGGTGATGTTGATCCTGACCACAAGGGGCTTGAAACATGGGCAGTTGGTCTTTGGACAGCAAATGGTTCAAAAATCAATACATCAGGTCCAGGAACAAATATGAATATAAAATGGTCGACTGACATGACGATTCAAATTGTAAATGGATCAATCGATGAAACTCCTACCATCCAAGATTGGAAAAAAGGGACAGTATTAACAGCAACAGATACAAGAACAAATAACCATACAAAGGGAAACCCTTCCTTAGTTGCTGACATTTTCGGTGATTGGAGAGAAGAATTGCTCGTTCGAACAGAGGATAGTGAGGCGATCAGAATTTACATAAGTTCTGAGGTTACAGATCGAAAACTTTATACATTAATGCATGACCCACAATATCGAACAGGTATTGCATGGCAAAACGTAGGCTATAATCAGCCATCCTATACAAGTTATTATTTTGGTTCAGATACAGATTGGAGTAAAGTGCCAACTCCAGAATTGTCTATGCCTGGTGAAGTTACTGCACTAAAAAACACACTGAATATGTATGTTGAAAAAGGTGAGGTAAGAGGATCTCTTGTACGTAAGTTGGAAAATTCTTTAAAGCAGGCTCAGCATCATATTGACAAAGGTTCAAATAAGAAAGGT carries:
- a CDS encoding rhamnogalacturonan lyase translates to MTGFQSGTLASVPKANHKNAVQLEYLDRGLVAARTSEGIFLSWRLLASEVSGYSDSGLTGVNFHVYRDGKKIGTVNDSTNFLDEKGTATSKYYVSAVKDGKEIDQSSNASPWKDTYYDLKLKKPADGVTPSGEAYSYRANDMSVGDVDGDGQYEFFVKWDPSNSKDVSQKGYTGNTYIDCYTFDGKLLYRIDLGVNIRSGAHYTQFLVYDFDGDGKSELMFKTAPGTKVINYDKNGQVTSEKYITMLKEDQKAGYSNQDDYRMSSEDYYNHVVDMFKNWHNHEEVVNGNWPATLEECFGIEKQYDYPLSTEDAEALADYFIDEYAPSRSTRNDLRDFEGFIVKGPEYLTVFEGETGKELETIRYKHERHDDGLMWGDYAMSRIEPGNRVDRFLAGVAYLDGQKPSAIFSRGYYTRATMVAYTWDGKHLKEQWDVDSGWTPMTNPFNDGPHGRLGTSEEYGTLTTQGAHSLSTADVDGDGKQEIVYGSATIDHDGSLLYSSSDVMPPESATPGVTAGLGHGDALHVTDIDPERDGLEIFMVHEGGRYAPYGYALRDAATGEVIYGGYTGKDTGRGMIGDVDPDHKGLETWAVGLWTANGSKINTSGPGTNMNIKWSTDMTIQIVNGSIDETPTIQDWKKGTVLTATDTRTNNHTKGNPSLVADIFGDWREELLVRTEDSEAIRIYISSEVTDRKLYTLMHDPQYRTGIAWQNVGYNQPSYTSYYFGSDTDWSKVPTPELSMPGEVTALKNTLNMYVEKGEVRGSLVRKLENSLKQAQHHIDKGSNKKGISFLEKFNKELNAKNAEKSVSNKAKSILISQAETLIENLK